In one Thermosipho ferrireducens genomic region, the following are encoded:
- the sufC gene encoding Fe-S cluster assembly ATPase SufC, translated as MFEIKDLHAVLAEENVEILKGVNLTINRGELHAIMGPNGSGKSTLANVIMGNPKYKVTKGDIIFEGESLLDLSTDERAKKGILLTFQHPFEIEGIKFQSFLINAYRKLHGEKETFSELNKILKARLEKLKVSKDFLERFLNVGFSGGEKKKGEILQAYFLKPKLLILDEIDSGLDVDALRIVAEQIKEIKRNGTSVLIITHYKRILDYLDVDKVHVYVDGKIAMTGDLTLANEVEEKGYAIVRE; from the coding sequence ATATTTGAAATAAAAGACTTACATGCTGTTTTGGCTGAGGAAAATGTTGAGATATTAAAGGGTGTAAATTTAACAATTAACAGAGGAGAATTACATGCGATAATGGGACCAAATGGTTCGGGAAAATCCACTCTGGCTAATGTTATAATGGGTAATCCTAAATATAAAGTTACTAAGGGAGACATAATTTTTGAGGGCGAATCTTTACTTGATTTGTCCACAGATGAACGTGCAAAAAAGGGTATACTTCTCACATTTCAACATCCATTTGAAATAGAAGGGATAAAGTTTCAAAGTTTCCTTATCAACGCGTATAGAAAACTTCATGGCGAAAAGGAGACTTTTTCTGAATTGAATAAAATTTTAAAGGCAAGGCTTGAAAAATTAAAAGTTTCAAAGGATTTTCTGGAAAGATTCTTGAATGTGGGGTTTTCAGGTGGCGAAAAAAAGAAAGGAGAAATACTTCAAGCGTATTTTTTGAAGCCAAAATTACTTATTCTTGATGAGATAGATTCAGGGCTTGATGTTGATGCTTTAAGGATAGTGGCTGAACAAATAAAGGAAATCAAAAGAAATGGAACAAGTGTTCTGATTATAACTCATTACAAAAGGATTTTAGACTATCTGGATGTAGATAAAGTGCATGTATATGTCGATGGTAAAATAGCTATGACAGGAGATCTTACGCTTGCAAATGAAGTTGAAGAGAAAGGTTATGCAATTGTAAGGGAGTGA
- the sufB gene encoding Fe-S cluster assembly protein SufB gives MGYNIEINDEKFNYIANVEIEYKSLPGLTREIIEEISEVKQEPKWMREIRLESLKVFQSWHDPRFGVDISDLDLNKIIPYIKPKAKKTTTWEEVPEEIKEAFDRLGIPEAERKFFAGVGAQFDSEIVYQHIKQELESLGIIFMDMESAVKEYPDLVKEYFMKLVPAYDHKFAALHGAIWSGGTFLYVPKGVKVPLPLQAYFLMSNPGMSQLEHTIIVADEGAELTFIEGCSAPRYNVINLHTGMVEIYVKKHAKVKYMTIQNWSKNTYNLNTKRAIVEEDGVMSWISGSLGSMKTMLYPMTILKGKGAKAESLGITYAGPGQHMDTGSKVVHLAPYTSSTIDARSISVGGGWAFYRGLLRIGENAEKSKAHVQCTALMLDNDSKSDTVPIIEVYNSDSDIGHEARIGRIKEEQIFYLMSRGLSESEAKSLIVKGFIEPIVSSLPFEYAVELNRLIEMEIESSIG, from the coding sequence GTGGGGTATAATATAGAGATAAATGACGAAAAGTTCAATTACATAGCAAATGTTGAAATTGAATATAAATCTCTTCCAGGATTGACCCGCGAGATTATTGAGGAAATTTCAGAGGTAAAGCAAGAACCAAAGTGGATGAGAGAAATAAGGTTGGAGTCATTGAAAGTTTTTCAAAGCTGGCATGATCCAAGATTTGGAGTAGATATAAGTGATTTAGATTTAAACAAAATTATCCCATACATAAAACCTAAAGCGAAAAAAACGACTACCTGGGAAGAAGTTCCTGAAGAGATAAAAGAAGCTTTTGACAGGCTTGGTATTCCGGAGGCGGAGAGGAAATTTTTTGCGGGAGTGGGGGCACAATTTGATTCTGAAATTGTTTATCAACATATAAAGCAAGAATTAGAGAGCCTGGGAATTATATTTATGGATATGGAAAGTGCTGTAAAAGAGTATCCTGACCTTGTGAAAGAATATTTCATGAAGCTTGTTCCTGCATATGATCATAAATTTGCAGCTTTGCACGGGGCTATATGGAGTGGTGGAACATTTTTGTATGTACCAAAAGGAGTTAAAGTACCACTTCCTCTGCAAGCTTATTTTTTAATGAGTAATCCAGGAATGAGTCAGTTAGAACATACAATTATTGTTGCTGATGAAGGTGCTGAGCTTACTTTTATTGAGGGATGTTCGGCACCGAGATATAATGTTATAAATTTACATACAGGAATGGTTGAAATATATGTAAAAAAGCATGCAAAAGTAAAATATATGACTATTCAAAACTGGAGTAAAAATACTTATAATTTAAATACGAAACGTGCTATAGTGGAAGAAGACGGTGTGATGTCCTGGATCTCTGGTTCTTTGGGGAGTATGAAAACTATGCTTTATCCGATGACTATATTAAAAGGTAAAGGGGCTAAAGCAGAAAGCCTGGGAATAACTTATGCAGGTCCAGGTCAGCATATGGATACAGGTTCTAAAGTGGTACATCTGGCACCATATACGAGCTCTACCATAGATGCTCGAAGTATAAGTGTTGGTGGTGGCTGGGCATTTTACCGCGGATTACTGAGAATAGGAGAAAATGCAGAAAAGAGTAAAGCTCATGTTCAATGTACTGCATTAATGCTTGACAATGATTCTAAAAGTGACACTGTTCCAATAATCGAAGTTTACAACAGTGATTCTGATATAGGTCATGAAGCGCGGATAGGTAGAATAAAAGAGGAACAAATCTTTTATCTTATGTCAAGAGGCTTGAGTGAATCGGAAGCTAAGAGTTTGATTGTAAAAGGTTTTATAGAACCGATAGTCAGTAGTTTGCCTTTTGAATATGCTGTTGAGCTAAACAGGCTTATTGAGATGGAAATAGAATCATCGATAGGGTGA
- the groES gene encoding co-chaperone GroES has translation MKVTPLGSRLLIKPITEEKRTEGGIVLPDTAKEKPMKAEVIAVGNIEDDDIDIRVGDKVIFSKYSGTEIKIDDEDYIIIDLEDILAKFED, from the coding sequence ATGAAGGTTACACCACTGGGTTCGAGACTTTTAATAAAGCCAATTACAGAGGAAAAAAGAACAGAAGGAGGAATCGTTCTTCCAGACACAGCCAAAGAAAAGCCTATGAAGGCTGAAGTCATCGCTGTTGGGAACATTGAGGATGATGATATTGACATTCGTGTAGGAGATAAGGTTATTTTTTCAAAATATTCGGGAACTGAAATCAAAATCGATGATGAGGATTACATAATAATTGACCTGGAAGATATACTTGCTAAATTTGAAGACTAA
- a CDS encoding SufD family Fe-S cluster assembly protein codes for MEKTIELKHGDNKAVIAISKELKRDDYGRDTFTKVLKSISNAYLKEYVKEKYEEYEKIGFPVWKRTNIENFNLLSYEYKQYFDTLDKSGVELLKKLDFDGSHRKFVLLSDVFSFEGDYIVIEDDKLIKKEYGQTISNDLIHVKKGSLTLIRILRPEMFSNHTTRILVSEGASLTVYNIHEVHGNSYHFDNVFIEVEEKANVKVRDFYAGSGVSVGYFGVKMSGKEANVDLKPYFIGTGNGRFDLLYMLRFVGMENTGVIKAEGTLANNSKLVFRGILDLKKGAKNSVAEESEKAILLSKDAKMEAIPSLWVDENEVTASHAASSAPLDDNAIFYLMSRGFSKDEAKRYIIEGIYEELIQELKKYGLEGMVENALKGVVG; via the coding sequence ATGGAAAAAACTATTGAGCTAAAACATGGAGACAATAAAGCTGTAATAGCTATTTCAAAAGAGTTAAAAAGAGATGATTATGGAAGGGACACTTTTACAAAAGTTCTTAAAAGTATTTCTAATGCTTATTTAAAAGAATATGTGAAAGAAAAATATGAAGAGTATGAAAAAATAGGTTTTCCTGTGTGGAAAAGAACAAACATAGAAAATTTCAATTTATTAAGCTATGAATATAAACAATATTTTGATACTCTGGATAAGTCCGGGGTTGAGCTGTTAAAAAAACTTGATTTTGATGGTTCTCATAGAAAATTCGTTTTGCTTTCAGATGTGTTTTCATTTGAAGGTGATTATATAGTTATTGAGGACGATAAACTAATTAAGAAAGAATATGGTCAAACTATATCGAATGATCTTATCCATGTTAAAAAAGGTAGTTTAACTTTAATAAGAATATTAAGACCGGAAATGTTTTCAAACCATACCACGAGAATTTTGGTTTCCGAGGGTGCAAGTCTTACCGTTTATAATATTCATGAAGTTCATGGAAATTCATACCATTTTGATAATGTTTTTATCGAAGTTGAAGAGAAAGCAAATGTGAAAGTCAGGGATTTTTATGCGGGAAGTGGTGTCAGTGTAGGATATTTTGGAGTTAAGATGAGTGGAAAAGAAGCTAATGTGGATTTGAAGCCGTATTTTATAGGAACGGGAAATGGAAGATTTGATTTGCTTTATATGTTGAGGTTTGTTGGTATGGAGAATACTGGTGTAATTAAAGCCGAGGGGACACTTGCAAACAATAGCAAATTGGTGTTTAGAGGAATTCTCGATTTGAAAAAAGGTGCCAAAAACTCCGTTGCTGAAGAGTCGGAGAAGGCAATATTATTGTCAAAAGATGCAAAAATGGAGGCAATCCCAAGTTTATGGGTTGATGAAAATGAAGTAACTGCATCACACGCTGCGAGTTCTGCTCCGTTAGATGATAATGCCATTTTTTATCTTATGAGCCGAGGTTTTTCAAAAGATGAGGCAAAAAGGTATATAATTGAAGGAATTTATGAGGAACTTATTCAAGAGCTAAAAAAGTATGGATTAGAGGGGATGGTTGAAAATGCTCTTAAAGGGGTTGTTGGATGA
- the groL gene encoding chaperonin GroEL (60 kDa chaperone family; promotes refolding of misfolded polypeptides especially under stressful conditions; forms two stacked rings of heptamers to form a barrel-shaped 14mer; ends can be capped by GroES; misfolded proteins enter the barrel where they are refolded when GroES binds) translates to MAKILRFSEEARRALERGVDAVADAVKITLGPKGRNVVIEKSWGSPTITNDGVSIAKEIELEDKFENLGAQLVKEVASKTNDVAGDGTTTATVLAQAMIKEGIKNVTAGANPILVKRGIEKAVAKAVEEIKKISKKLENSDDIAHVASISANSEEIGKLIAEAMEKVGEDGVITVEDSKSIETFVEFTEGMQFDRGYISPYFVTDPEKMETVYNEPFILITDRKLSNIKPLIPILEKVAQTGKPLVVIAEDVEGEALTTLVLNKLKGTLNTVAVKAPGFGDRRKAMLQDIAILTGGIVASEEVGINLEDLTLNDLGRADVVRVKKDDTIIVGGKGDPEEIKKRISQIKAQIEQTTSEYEKETLQERMAKLAGGVAVIKVGAATETELKEKKHRIEDALSATRAAVEEGIVPGGGITLLRARKAVESVVNELEEDEKIGAKIVYEALSAPIMQIAKNAGYEGAIIIHKVLERDDADYGFDALRGEYCNMFERGIIDPAKVTRSALQNAASIAGMLLTTEVLVVEKPEEKANTNVPEMPEY, encoded by the coding sequence ATGGCAAAGATACTCAGATTCAGTGAAGAAGCAAGAAGAGCGCTCGAAAGAGGCGTTGATGCAGTAGCAGATGCTGTGAAAATTACTTTGGGTCCAAAAGGAAGAAATGTTGTTATAGAAAAATCATGGGGAAGCCCTACAATTACCAATGATGGAGTTTCTATTGCAAAGGAAATTGAATTGGAAGATAAATTTGAAAATCTGGGGGCACAACTTGTTAAAGAAGTGGCAAGTAAAACAAATGATGTTGCTGGCGATGGTACAACAACAGCTACAGTGCTCGCTCAGGCAATGATCAAGGAAGGTATTAAAAATGTTACCGCGGGAGCAAATCCAATTCTTGTAAAAAGAGGTATTGAAAAAGCAGTGGCAAAAGCTGTAGAAGAAATAAAAAAGATTTCCAAGAAACTCGAAAATTCTGATGATATAGCTCATGTTGCTTCTATAAGTGCTAACAGTGAAGAAATAGGAAAACTTATTGCAGAAGCAATGGAAAAAGTAGGAGAAGATGGTGTTATTACAGTGGAAGATAGCAAATCCATAGAGACATTTGTTGAATTTACAGAAGGTATGCAATTTGACAGAGGTTACATTTCTCCTTACTTTGTAACTGATCCAGAAAAAATGGAAACAGTATATAATGAACCATTTATTCTCATCACCGATAGAAAACTTTCCAATATTAAACCATTAATTCCAATTCTTGAAAAAGTTGCACAAACAGGAAAACCATTAGTAGTAATAGCTGAAGATGTTGAGGGAGAAGCTCTTACAACACTCGTACTTAACAAACTTAAAGGTACACTCAATACAGTTGCGGTTAAAGCTCCTGGATTTGGAGATAGAAGAAAAGCGATGCTTCAGGATATAGCGATTCTTACTGGTGGAATTGTTGCAAGTGAAGAAGTAGGAATTAACCTTGAAGATTTAACATTGAATGATCTTGGTAGAGCAGATGTTGTAAGAGTAAAGAAAGATGATACAATAATTGTTGGTGGAAAAGGCGATCCAGAAGAAATCAAAAAGAGAATTTCCCAGATTAAAGCTCAAATTGAACAAACAACTTCCGAATATGAAAAAGAAACTTTACAGGAAAGAATGGCAAAACTCGCTGGTGGTGTGGCAGTAATTAAAGTTGGTGCAGCTACTGAAACAGAATTGAAAGAGAAAAAGCATAGAATAGAGGATGCTCTTAGTGCAACAAGAGCAGCGGTAGAAGAAGGAATTGTTCCTGGCGGTGGAATTACACTTTTAAGAGCAAGAAAAGCAGTTGAGAGCGTTGTAAATGAACTGGAAGAAGATGAAAAAATTGGTGCTAAGATTGTTTACGAAGCATTAAGTGCGCCCATTATGCAAATTGCCAAAAACGCCGGTTATGAAGGTGCAATAATTATCCACAAAGTTCTTGAGAGAGACGATGCAGACTATGGATTTGATGCACTTAGAGGAGAATATTGTAATATGTTTGAACGTGGTATAATTGATCCAGCAAAAGTTACAAGAAGCGCTCTTCAAAACGCTGCATCAATAGCAGGTATGCTCCTTACAACAGAAGTTCTTGTTGTGGAAAAACCTGAGGAAAAAGCAAACACAAATGTACCAGAAATGCCAGAATATTAA